AGCATCTAAAGTTGTGCCCTTTCTCTCTTTGTTGGTGTTCGTATCTGCCTATGTTCACCTCCCTTTAGTCCTTCACATTGCTTCTTTTAAGAAGTGTGCTAATATGACTTAATATGTTTCATTTGTTAGAATATACCATTTTTTCCCACTCTTATTTGTTTgattgtttttcctttctaagaaTTATGTAGTCAAAATGTGTTCTATGTAGTTCTGTTGCTTCTTACTCCCGTCTAGTTGTTTGAGCTTCTATGCTTTGTGATGAACAAGTAGGTGAAGACTATCTTGATTTTTATGTGGTTTGCATATATTTGATAAATGCTTGCTTGGGGACAGGATCTGGACATCTCAGACATTTCAGTACTGTACAGTGTAGATGAGCCTACTGTTCGAAGTCTTAATGGCTGCAGGGTTGCAGATCAAATTCTGAAACTGGTGCCAAATGTTGAGGTGAAGTGCTGCTAATCAAATACTTGatcttcaaaatttaatttattttcctgTCTTATATTATAATTGTTGATGGTCTGTATCATCTACTAAGCTGCATGTTCTTTTAATGTTGTAGCATTTTCGCACAACACTCCGATGTCTGAAGTTTTGGGCTAAAAGGCGTGGTGTTTATTCCAATGTAAGTCTTCTTCTCCTTCCTACTCTTCTAATTTTTTTCAGTCTGTagtctctatttattttaacataaatcTCCATTTTCAGGTGACTGGATTTCTCGGGGGTGTTAATTGGGCACTTCTTGTAGCTCGAATTTGCCAACTTTATCCTAATGCAGCTCCAAGTATGCTTGTTTCACGATTTTTTAGGGTCTTTACCCAGTGGCGTTGGCCAAACCCAGTTATGCTTTGTGCAATTGATGAAGATAGACTCGGATTTTCTGTTTGGGATCCTCGTAAAAACCCTCGTGATAGGACTCATCATATGCCAATTATCACACCTGCCTATCCATGCATGAATTCTAGCTATAATGTGTCTACAAGTACGCTTCGAGTCATGATGGAGCAGTTCCAATATGGTAACAACGTGTGTGAGGTGAGATAATGGAGAACGAATTCCCTCTTTACTGATAATTTTGGCTAAACAATTATACTGATCCTTGTCCTTTCAAATTCAAATCCAGAAAATTGAGCTGAATAAAGCAAAGTGGAGTGCTCTGTTCGATCCTTACTTGTTCTTCCAAAGCTACACCAACTATCTGCAGGTGGACATTCTTGCAGCTGATGCTGATGACTTACGTTCTTGGAAAGGCTGGGTGGAATCCCGTCTGAGGCAGCTGACTTTGATGGTAATTTTTGTGCCTTTATAGCAtggtttttaaattttgtgatcCTTCATGAAACAGAGACATCATTGTTGATGTTTCTGTTTTTATCTCATCtgtattttatgtgtattgttcACAGATTGAGCGAGACACTTATGGAAAGTTGCAGTGCCATCCTTATCCTCAGGATTATGTAGATGCCTCCAAGCCATGTGCCCATTGTGCATTTTTTATGGGTTTACAAAGAAAACATGGAGAAATTGTTCAAGAAGGTCAACAGTTTGATATTCGCGGGTCAATTGATGAGTTCCGCCATTCAATAAATATGTACATGTTTTGGAAGCCTGGGATGGAAATCTATGTATCACATGTCCGTAGAAAGCAGCTTCCGGCTTATGTTTACCCAGATGGCTGTAAACGTTCTCGGAATTTACACCTTACTCCCGAGCAGCCGTCTTACAATATGTCTCGCAACAATGGTGTTGCATATCAAGCTGAATCTGGTGAGAAATGCCTTAAAAGGAAGAAGGATCCCGATGGAGAAGATAGTGAGCAAAGTAGGCTGGATAAACGGAGGAGTCCTGACAGGAATCAATCAGTTTCTCCCGAGATTATAAGTTGCAAGCTTGGCAGCACTTGCACAGGTTGTTCTACATCAGATCTAGATGAAATGAATAGATTTGCTGAAGTCAATACATCATCGAATTCCAGTGGTATCAGCTCCTGCTCACATGAGGATATTGGGAATGAATCTACAGCAGGTGGTAGTGAAGGGAGCAATGTAGGTGATGATAACCCATCGTCTTCTCAGAGTGATTCAAGTGACGATCTAAAATCTTCTGTGGAGGATGACCATGCTGATCAGAACAAAGTGTTCCAAGATGGATTGCTGAAAGATTTAGAGGTTTTGGATTGAAGTTCcataaatttcgttaatgaaaattatgttttttctgctccataatttatatgtttgttGCCATAGTAGTATATAAACTTCAAGTTGGGCAGTGCGTGATCCTCGAGATGAACGACTCTTACTAGTTCAAGCTTCAAATAACCTATTGTCTCCCCCCTTGTGCTATATTTTGATCCGTTGATTCAACTTCTTTACCTAAGCTATatgtttttgtttgttgtttttctGTTGTGAAGCCAAAAACTGTGGTTGGCGTGGTTCTTAAGTCCATGAACGGAGTTGTCGATTCAGAATCTGTGCAGAATCCTGTGATACGGTTTGTATTCGAAATCTTAATTGACTTCTTTTTTTGTGTTCCATGTGCAATGTTTTTCTTTATACTGCTTTCTTTTGGTGTTTCTTTTGTTGTTGCTTTGTATAACAGGTTGAGTTTGGCATCAACAGCGTGACGCAAGGATCTCAAGTTTAGATCGGTGTATCATCTATGCAACCATTGTTGATCCGACAAGAAAAAAAACCCGACAGAGAAAGCCAGCAGTTTGGTAAGTAGTATTTTAGGTACCGGCGTTTGTTTCTTACCTTTAGGCTCATGTCCCTTGGCAGAACCTGAAGATCTTTTGGGATGTGgggacctttttttttctttctctgcaCAGCTTCTTTCGCTAGacatttgttttcaaaaaaaaaaaaaaaggggaaaaaagggaaaaaaatcaaagatcattattaaaaaagaaaaaaaagggttttgaTCTAGATTTTTACTTTAGTTTTATGGAAGAAAAGGTTGCAGGGTTTTAGAGGAAAGGTTGAGATgtgtaaattgtataaaaaaaggtATAGGTGAGGTTGAAGGGTGAAGGTCTAAGTTTTTAGTTTGGGTAGAGGGGTAATTGTTCTTGCTGCCATGTATTGTAATAAacctcattttttttaatataacattATAACATTGTTAGATCGGATTTTGGATTGTATggatggttttttttctttttttaatattattatttacatttGTACATAATGTGAATACGAAATTCCATCATGGATAAATGGCAAAACTAATCCAATTTGGACGtttaattatatgtttcattTAGAAATGGTCAACACTGGTTATCACAAGAcatgaatcaaattttaaaattttgaattatgaaatatttgaacTTAATAATTTACTAACTCTCGTGGTTGGCTTATTTATTAGAAATTTTGGATGGATCAAAGATATTTTAgtatattgattaaaaaataatgtaattaatGCAGAAATATTTGAACTTGgttgttaaaataatattactCTTAATAAATGTATTTCCATTGAAGTAGAATATGAAAGAAGTCACTAAAAATCATTTCTTAGTATTTTTAATAATAGTGATTTTGATTGttaattttatattgttgcaGATGAAATGAAGATGTTAGTGCTAACGAAGTAGCCTATTTTCTCTACACTTCAAACTGCTTCTCATGATAAGGTGATCTTATCGTATTTGTATCTTAAATTTTAGGAAAATCAATTTCAACCTCTCATCTTCCGTAAGAAAACTACTTGTACGATTGAAAATGGGTTTGGGAAAAATATAAAAtctgaaattaataataatattattccaAGCAATGtcctattatttaaattatttcttaCCTTAcgtattaatatattaaaaatatcaatacaTTGAATAGACAATCTTCCATAAAATATTGATTtcacattttattataatttacacttcaaatctataaataaataatatcatattatCTTAAATTATTTCTCACTAGTTTTAGGTAAATCTTTTCTTACTTAAACATATGAAATTATTATCATATTAAACCTAACAATTTTAATAGATAAAGTTTGATAAATATTAATTACATTTTATAGGGTTGAATTCGAGTTTTGCAATGAACACAAACGAGAATTGAAAAAATTAGACACAAATATTTACGTAAAAAAATCTCcttgaagaagataaaaaaatcatagacaaagaaaactttactaaaaacaataaaaaccAAAAGGGGAAGCACAAGATGGAGAAATAAAGAAACCTCAAACTTGAAAtacaaaaattttctcaaaatttcaacaaaCTCTCTCTtagtttttcttttgttattctAACTCTCTAAGAATGCTAAAAGCCTTATTCATAAGTTAAAATTCGTGACTAATCTTATTAGAATATCCTAGAGCGATTAGAGTTTAACTAGAAAAAGATAATAGAGTTTAACTATGAGAAGAAACCCAATTTAGTGGGTAGCATGTTGCGTCGTCGAGATGTGGCTAATCTTCTTGTCGGGACATCGACTCTTCCTCGTCCTAACATCAACCCTATTTCATCCAAAATACAAGGCACACTCCATAAATTACAACAAATTGTTTATTTATAAactaagaaaatattttatatataattaattatgtatatttaaataataattacttacattaatgaaattaaattaaattaattaaaaacgtAACAAATGCATATGTAGCATATGTGATATAAGAAACTAgttgtataaaaaataaacatgagTTTTTTAAGTGGATTTTTTTCCTTCTAAGGATGGCAAGGAGGCAAAACTTGATTTGATTTTATATCTCTCACTCTACCTCTAACCTTTGTTTCCAacctaaatttattcaaaatttaaccACTCAAAAAATATTACTTAATCCTCATTTATCTTGaaatattacatatttttttaataaaatacatattataaaaaatataattacaaaataaaaaaatagttaaaatgttgtaaaatcatataaaattttaaactttcaattaaaaatataaaattagttgtaaaattaaaagatgagTACATTGATAATTTTTCAGGCGAAGCAGTACAAGTTTTATCTAAACtcaatctcaaaatttttaattaaaagcacatctttttttttttgagcaCCATGCCCTCATTCAAGGTAGTTAGTATTATATCAATGGACATATCGATCTTCTATTGATATTTGTATGTATTAATACCAATCTGTTTCAATATACcgtttcatatttatttttatttagaaaaacatttgatatatgtatatagaaattatttacaaaaattaaatgacgagattaaataaatttgaaatataaatattcatcaaTAATAAAACTTTAGTTGAAGTTGTAAATAAAAGATTTTAAATAGGGGCTATTTTACCAAACTgacccaaaaaaataatatttacaaaaatgacccaggttcaaaaacaatcaccaaaatgaCCTGAAATGAATAGTAGATTAGGGTTTTGGCCTGTCAATAACCGACACTAACTCGTATTTTGCACACATGATTGCCTGATGATTGTGTCaggctttaaaaaattaattttttgattttggcctgtcaatggccggcaccagtattaaaaaaaaattcaaatttttttgttgctggcctgtcaatggccgacgCTAAatttattagatatatatatgtattttatcttctattttagtttttgtttgctttttaagattttagttttttcagaaaaattttagttttttctttgttgagaagaaagcaatttttttttaagataaattcccaaattttgtttgtttatgttcatTTCGATGGAGAAATGATAAATACAACTGAGGAAGGCTGTATATTTCGAAGTCGGAaaaaaataggaatgagattcaaTAGACGTGCTTAGTTGTCAGATTTAAAACGGAAAATCAGTACAAAGATAGCAAGCCATTGCGGAAAGCAAATGTTGAGACTGTTTTACAAATTTTCGGTTTCAACTGATCCGCTAAAGTTCTCAGAAATGGagcttgaagatgatgatgatctaGGGACAATGATAGCAATTTATTGCCCTCTTGAGATAGAAAATCCTAACCCGATTGAGTTGTTCGCGGAGATAGCTGACCCAGATCCGATTCAAGTTGTAATTCCAGCAAGCCAGCGCTCTGGAATTGATTTTGATCTTAACGTCTCCTGGGAAGATCAGTTGGGTTTTGGATGGTCAATGCCAACTCCTGAAAATCCAAACATCGGCGGATGTTTGTATAACATCCCAAACCTGTGTCCTCGTCTAGAGATCCATCCAGAGGTGTTGGCCACCATATAAGATGGTGATGAAGGGTTCGATAATGATGATCAGTCCCACCGTGATCCAAACGATGATTTCAGTGACCCCGATTTGGATGACATCCTTGAAGACATAGACGAGGAAGGGCCGGTGGAGGGTGAAAATGTAAACCCCCATTCGGCTGGGAACACGAGCCCTGGTATAGTTATAAGAAATAATCCGGGGTCTTTCATGACCGATTTGGATCTTGATGCAGCGCTAGCACGTGAGTTCCTGGAATATACAAATATTGTGCCGGCTCACCTACTTGACGAAGAATTCGGCGATGAAGAGTTGTTTGTAGGACAACAATTCGATAACAAAAAAGACTGTTTACATGCTATAAAACAACTTAGCTTGAAGTTAGGTGTGGATTACAAAGTAACGAAGTCGACGCAGTCTTTGTGCGTAGGAGAATGTTGGAAAGCGTCAAGTGGTTGTAAATGGCGTGTCCGAGCCGCGTTAATATAGCGGACGCAGATGTGGATGATAAGGAAACTAGAAGGTCCACACACATGCACGTCTGCTCATATGTCACAAGACCATAGAAAGTAACTGCATCATCTTTTGGTGAAAGAGTCGACCATTCAGGTGTCGGTCCTTATTACGGACATGCAAGCTCGATTCAAGTATAAAGTGTTGTACCGAAAGGCATGGTCGGCAAAGCAAATGGCGATGAGAGAGATGTATGGTGAATGAGATGCGTCATACAATGAGCTTCAAGGGTGGATAGCCGGGATGTAGGAGTATGTACCCGGGACAACAACTGATTTGCAAACACTGCCGTATAAAGGCCCGGACGGGGAGATActgtaacgccccgattttttgggcctggaagtacTGGGCCTTGGGTCTGGGTTCGGGTAGGAGACGGCTCGAATAAATGggatgatttaattattattattattattattatttggtatgtttaattagtaattaaataaattatgagggatTTATAGTGTGGGAAAAGTCCTGGGCTCAACCCAGGGCTCTGGCAAAAATTTGagcattttttttttattcttaaaggaatctgggcagtaggccttaTAAGTGGTTTGGGCTGGAATTGGACACAAATGAAGTGCCTGGCCCAGTAGCTAGGGGCGCTAGGCAGCAGGAGAGGCACGTCGCCCGCAACGTTTGGTTTTTTAGTAATCAGGTGGCGTAAAGATAAGCCTTAAAGGAAGTTGCGAGTAAAGTTTAACACAAAGAGCGCCCTTAGCCCAGTGGCAGCAGCGCGCTAAGGAGACCCAGTGGTCGCGAGTTCGAATGTAGGGGACAGcgaaacttgttttattttttaagtagcCCGTGACTGAAGCGAATAAGGCTTATAAGTAAATGCAGTCGTATTATAACAAAAGCGAGGTTGTGTCACAGGGGCAAGCAGTGTGGATGAGTGTTTTGGAGGTCGCAGGTTCGAGTGGTGTGGAAGGCGAAATTCCCCTTTTAAGCGGACCGGAGCTTCAACAGGTAAGGTTTAAAATTAATTGTGATATAAGTGAAGAAAGAAGCGTGGTGCAGTGGCTAGCAGTACCGGAAAAGGCGAAAGTGCGGACAGAGGTCTGGGGTTTGAGTTTCACCTCGAGCACAGAAGGCTTGGGTTTTTGCTGCTCACGTGGGGAAGAAGTTGGAGTCTGATCCGGACTCTCCTGGCAGCATGCTGAAACGGTGCAAGGGGTGGATAAGGATGCTGCTAATCGGTGGGGGAGTTTGAGCTGATCAGGGGATTAGGTAAGGatgagataagggaggaaatttaGGAGCCTGATCAAGGACAGAGGTCTGGGGTTTGAGTTTCACCTCGAGCACAGAAGGCTTGGGTTTTTGCTGCTCACGTGGGGAAGAAGTTGGAGTCTGATCCGGACTCTCCTGGCAGCATGCTGAAACGGTGCAAGGGGTGGATAAGGATGCTGCTAATCGGTGGGGGAGTTTGAGCTGATCAGGGGATTAGGTAAGGatgagataagggaggaaatttaGGAGCCTGATCAAGGACTTGGTGTTGGCCGAATGTTAGACTCTTGAGgggcaagagttggccggccaagggtctttAGTATAAGCAATTCGGCTAGGTCTaggtgttttttttaatttttacccttGTCGAATATTATTTCCCTTCTCCCCTCTCTTtcattcatattttcttttattttctttcatcttttctttttccatcatAGCTAAACCCATACGCTACTCTCTCTGTCTCTTCTcgtatttttctttcttcattatTTCTCAAATAGTCAAATTTTATCATAGCCGAATCTCTACTATTTTCTTCcttaaaaagccgaaaacctTTATACCTGTAGTATAGGAAGCCGAACTTTTGGCTACTTAAATCTACTTCTTCTCGTAACAACGGTGGACTGGAGTTAAGATCATAGATAGGAGCACTTTTTTGGGCCGAACAATGATTGGTAGGTTTGTCGAATAACTTCCgttaattatttatgatttaagaTAAAAGcaaaaaccccttaagggtggcTAACGTTTGGACTAAGGGTGTTGGCGcctctttctttttcattatgtAAGCATTAACGTGGACAAGGGGGCGTGCTGTGGAGGGTTTGAAGACTGATTCGGATTGGATCTCTAGATCTAGTCCATATTTCGGTagaaaggtaagaactttagggTCTAAGGcaatgttggccgaatatggtaaggggacTAGTACGTAGTTGTTTTTGATATGTAGACTGACGTTTAGTAACTCGATTGTAGGCAACGCGTGTGTGGATCTCGCCAGCGTATCGTTAcagatcaggtgtgtaaacgatacccactcatagactagatcggcaaaagccaaaaagtcaaaatgccgaaaagtcggtatttgtgaacttgcgaacgtgcgagcgctcgtgaggtggtttgtttgttaattttggtaatcataAGCGGTAAGAGTGCAGAGTgagcaatttcgtgcacttcggtatatttgggctaaTGGGCCGAAAATGGGATAGTGAgtcaacgggcccaattcggtaaaaacgctcggtaagtgtttctgttaatgcgTTAATGGTTATAATATGTGTGCaaactctagaatagtaaattttactaaaatacccctaagtatgaaaattaccattttacccctaggtgcaaaatgaccgttatacccctagggttaattttaactgaaatgcatgatattctgattctgtttgttgtatgccatgacatgtatatttgttgcatgggatctgggttatgttatggaggaagaacctgttctggtggctgtgccacatattcttatataagcagctttgctgcggattatagttagtgccgcaaccggtgctaacactgtaagtgtagggatggcgtgggtgatttattccccacaagaagtgtagggatggacggaggcaagtgcaaagttggatggggttatcatgcattaatcatatgagactgttttgttatgggccaactatattgaaatgggcccaactgtgttaatatgggcaaggcccaatatatctcgacttgtaatagggctacggcccagattaacattgatatgggctaaggcccaattaactctgatttctgaatagggcttaggcccagtaaagcttgaactgatttggactctggttgggatactttacacactgagttttccaaactcacccctagattttatccatgcaggtaactctcaaccatagtggacttgtagctgtgagggattcggagtggccacatgttttgcAAGCTACATTTTCTCCTTATGActtaattagttttatttactttaattgctttgggttttaagttgtaataaggcagctttaattatttttaattgcttttaatatgttttgttatcttagttatgatattgttttaaatgtttgaaattgaatagctctagggcgcattttcaaaagaaggaaaaataattacctgatttcaaaa
This window of the Gossypium hirsutum isolate 1008001.06 chromosome A09, Gossypium_hirsutum_v2.1, whole genome shotgun sequence genome carries:
- the LOC107889103 gene encoding nuclear poly(A) polymerase 4 isoform X2, which encodes MVSSEGLCGSQPPIAAPVTQYGVTKPISMAGPTAADIQRSRDLEKFLVQAGLYESKEEASKREEVLGQIQEIVTNWVKQLTRLRGYTDQMVEDAKALIFTFGSYRLGVHGPGSDIDTLCVGPSYVSREEDFFFVLHNILAEREEVTELQPVPDAHVPVMRFKFNGIPIDLLYASISHLVVPHDLDISDISVLYSVDEPTVRSLNGCRVADQILKLVPNVEHFRTTLRCLKFWAKRRGVYSNVTGFLGGVNWALLVARICQLYPNAAPSMLVSRFFRVFTQWRWPNPVMLCAIDEDRLGFSVWDPRKNPRDRTHHMPIITPAYPCMNSSYNVSTSTLRVMMEQFQYGNNVCEKIELNKAKWSALFDPYLFFQSYTNYLQVDILAADADDLRSWKGWVESRLRQLTLMIERDTYGKLQCHPYPQDYVDASKPCAHCAFFMGLQRKHGEIVQEGQQFDIRGSIDEFRHSINMYMFWKPGMEIYVSHVRRKQLPAYVYPDGCKRSRNLHLTPEQPSYNMSRNNGVAYQAESGEKCLKRKKDPDGEDSEQSRLDKRRSPDRNQSVSPEIISCKLGSTCTGCSTSDLDEMNRFAEVNTSSNSSGISSCSHEDIGNESTAGGSEGSNVGDDNPSSSQSDSSDDLKSSVEDDHADQNKVFQDGLLKDLEPKTVVGVVLKSMNGVVDSESVQNPVIRLSLASTA
- the LOC107889103 gene encoding nuclear poly(A) polymerase 4 isoform X1, which gives rise to MVSSEGLCGSQPPIAAPVTQYGVTKPISMAGPTAADIQRSRDLEKFLVQAGLYESKEEASKREEVLGQIQEIVTNWVKQLTRLRGYTDQMVEDAKALIFTFGSYRLGVHGPGSDIDTLCVGPSYVSREEDFFFVLHNILAEREEVTELQPVPDAHVPVMRFKFNGIPIDLLYASISHLVVPHDLDISDISVLYSVDEPTVRSLNGCRVADQILKLVPNVEHFRTTLRCLKFWAKRRGVYSNVTGFLGGVNWALLVARICQLYPNAAPSMLVSRFFRVFTQWRWPNPVMLCAIDEDRLGFSVWDPRKNPRDRTHHMPIITPAYPCMNSSYNVSTSTLRVMMEQFQYGNNVCEKIELNKAKWSALFDPYLFFQSYTNYLQVDILAADADDLRSWKGWVESRLRQLTLMIERDTYGKLQCHPYPQDYVDASKPCAHCAFFMGLQRKHGEIVQEGQQFDIRGSIDEFRHSINMYMFWKPGMEIYVSHVRRKQLPAYVYPDGCKRSRNLHLTPEQPSYNMSRNNGVAYQAESGEKCLKRKKDPDGEDSEQSRLDKRRSPDRNQSVSPEIISCKLGSTCTGCSTSDLDEMNRFAEVNTSSNSSGISSCSHEDIGNESTAGGSEGSNVGDDNPSSSQSDSSDDLKSSVEDDHADQNKVFQDGLLKDLEPKTVVGVVLKSMNGVVDSESVQNPVIRFVFEILIDFFFCVPCAMFFFILLSFGVSFVVALYNRLSLASTA
- the LOC107889103 gene encoding nuclear poly(A) polymerase 4 isoform X3, which produces MVSSEGLCGSQPPIAAPVTQYGVTKPISMAGPTAADIQRSRDLEKFLVQAGLYESKEEASKREEVLGQIQEIVTNWVKQLTRLRGYTDQMVEDAKALIFTFGSYRLGVHGPGSDIDTLCVGPSYVSREEDFFFVLHNILAEREEVTELQPVPDAHVPVMRFKFNGIPIDLLYASISHLVVPHDLDISDISVLYSVDEPTVRSLNGCRVADQILKLVPNVEHFRTTLRCLKFWAKRRGVYSNVTGFLGGVNWALLVARICQLYPNAAPSMLVSRFFRVFTQWRWPNPVMLCAIDEDRLGFSVWDPRKNPRDRTHHMPIITPAYPCMNSSYNVSTSTLRVMMEQFQYGNNVCEKIELNKAKWSALFDPYLFFQSYTNYLQVDILAADADDLRSWKGWVESRLRQLTLMIERDTYGKLQCHPYPQDYVDASKPCAHCAFFMGLQRKHGEIVQEGQQFDIRGSIDEFRHSINMYMFWKPGMEIYVSHVRRKQLPAYVYPDGCKRSRNLHLTPEQPSYNMSRNNGVAYQAESGEKCLKRKKDPDGEDSEQSRLDKRRSPDRNQSVSPEIISCKLGSTCTGCSTSDLDEMNRFAEVNTSSNSSGISSCSHEDIGNESTAGGSEGSNVGDDNPSSSQSDSSDDLKSSVEDDHADQNKVFQDGLLKDLEPKTVVGVVLKSMNGVVDSESVQNPVIRVTQGSQV